From the Brassica napus cultivar Da-Ae chromosome A8, Da-Ae, whole genome shotgun sequence genome, one window contains:
- the LOC106418855 gene encoding small acidic protein 1, whose protein sequence is MRPMQLDMLAEMDDAGSSMAMDVDDIEAMEMLSEGGLISENKLADADFFNKFDDDFDDTDIN, encoded by the coding sequence atgaggcCGATGCAACTGGATATGTTGGCGGAGATGGATGATGCAGGTTCTTCGATGGCCATGGACGTAGATGACATCGAAGCCATGGAGATGCTCAGCGAAGGAGGACTTATCTCTGAGAACAAGCTCGCCGACGCCGATTTCTTCAACAAGTTCGACGACGATTTCGACGACACCGATATCAACTGA
- the LOC106418889 gene encoding acetyl-CoA carboxylase 1: MAGSVNGYQTPGRNHVSVSEVDDFCIALGGKRPIHSILIANNGMAAVKFIRSVRTWAYETFGTERAILLVGMATPEDMRINAEHIRIADQFVEVPGGTNNNNYANVQLIVEMAEVTRVDAVWPGWGHASENPELPDALKAKGIIFLGPPAASMAALGDKIGSSLIAQAADVPTLPWSGSHVKIPPDSSLVTIPEEIYRQACVYTTEEAIASCQVVGYPAMIKASWGGGGKGIRKVHNADEVRALFKQVQGEVPGSPIFIMKVASQSRHLEVQLLCDQYGNVSALHSRDCSVQRRHQKIIEEGPITVAPQETIKKLEQAARRLAKSVNYVGAATVEYLYSMDTGEYYFLELNPRLQVEHPVTEWIAEINLPAAQVAVGMGIPLWQIPEIRRFYGIEHGGGYDSWRKTSVLASPFDFDKAESIRPKGHCVAVRVTSEDPDDGFKPTGGKVQELSFKSKPNVWAYFSVKSGGGIHEFSDSQFGHVFAFGESRALAIANMVLGLKEIQIRGEIRTNVDYTIDLLHASDYRENKIHTGWLDSRIAMRVRAERPPWYLSVVGGALYKASATSAAVVSDYVGYLEKGQIPPKHISLVHSQVSLNIEGSKYTIDVVRGGSGSYRLRMNKSEVVAEIHTLRDGGLLMQLDGKSHVIYAEEEAAGTRLLIDGRTCLLQNDHDPSKLMAETPCKLLRYLVSDNSSIDADMPYAEVEVMKMCMPLLSPASGVVHFKMSEGQAMQAGELIAKLDLDDPSAVRKAEPFHGGFPRLGLPTAISGKVHQRCAATLNAARMVLAGYEHKVDEVVQDLLNCLDSPELPFLQWQECFAVLATRLPKDLRMMLESKYREFESISRNSLTADFPAKLLKGILEAHLLSCDEKDRGALERLIEPLMSLAKSYEGGRESHARVIVHSLFEEYLSVEELFNDNMLADVIERMRQQYKKDLLKIVDIVLSHQGIKNKNKLVLRFMEQLVYPNPAAYRDKLIRFSTLNHTNYSELALKASQLLEQTKLSELRSNIARSLSELEMFTEDGENMDTPKRKSAINERMEDLVSASLAVEDALVGLFDHSDHTLQRRVVETYIRRLYQPYVVKESIRMQWHRSGLIASWEFLEEHMERKNSGLDDQETPEKGLVEKRSERKWGAMVIIKSLQFLPSIISAALTETNHNEHVSAGAPLSGNMMHIAIVGINNQMSLLQDSGDEDQAQERVDKLAKILKEEEVISSLCSAGVGVISCIIQRDEGRTPMRHSFHWSMEKHYYAEEPLMRHLEPPLSIYLELDKLKGYSNIQYTPSRDRQWHLYTVTDKSMPIKRMFLRSLVRQATMNDGFMLQQGQDKQLSQTLFSMPFTSRCVLRSLMDAMEELELNAHNAAMKPDHAHMFLCILREQQIDDLVPYPRRVEVNAEDEETTIEVILEEAAREIHRSVGVRMHRLGVCEWEVRLWLVSSGLASGAWRVVVANVTGRTCTVNIYREVETSGRNSLIYHSITKKGPLHGTQINDQYKPLGYLDRQRLAARRSNTTYCYDFPLAFETALEQLWALQQPGVKKPCKGTLISAKELVFSNSEGTSLMPVERSPGLNEFGMVAWSLEMSTPEFPMGRKLLIVANDVTFKAGSFGPREDAFFLAVTELACAKKLPLIYLAANSGARLGVAEEIKACFKVGWSDEVSPENGFQYIYLSPEDHARIGSSVIAHEIKLPSGETRWVIDTIIGKEDGIGVENLTGSGAIAGAYSRAYNETFTLTFVSGRTVGIGAYLARLGMRCIQRLDQPIILTGFSTLNKLLGREVYSSHMQLGGPKIMGTNGVVHLTVSDDLEGVSAILDWLSYIPAYVGGPLPVLAPLDPPDRTVEYVPENSCDPRAAIAGVNDNTGKWLGGIFDKNSFIETLEGWARTVVTGRAKLGGIPVGVVAVETQTVMQIIPADPGQLDSHERVVPQAGQVWFPDSAAKTAQALMDFNKEELPLFILANWRGFSGGQRDLFEGILQAGSTIVENLRTYRQPVFVYIPKMGELRGGAWVVVDSQINSDYVEMYADETARGNVLEPEGTIEIKFRTKEMLECMGRLDPKLIDLKARLQDAKQSEAYANIELLQQQIKAREKLLLPVYIQIATKFAELHDTSMRMAAKGVIKSVVEWSGSRSFFYKKLNRRIAESSLVKNVREASGDDLSYKSAMGLIQDWFSKSDIAKGKEEAWTDDQVFFTWKDNVSNYELNLSELRAQKLLNQLAEIGNSSDLSALPQGLANLLNKVEPSRREELVEALRKVLG; the protein is encoded by the exons ATGGCTGGCTCTGTTAACGGGTATCAAACTCCCGGTAGAAATCATGTGTCGGTGTCTGAAGTGGATGACTTTTGCATTGCACTTGGAGGGAAAAGGCCAATCCATAGCATTTTGATCGCTAACAATGGAATGGCAGCTGTTAAGTTTATACGCAGTGTCAGAACATGGGCTTACGAAACATTTGGCACCGAGAGAGCTATTTTGTTGGTTGGGATGGCGACTCCTGAAGACATGAGGATCAATGCCGAGCATATCAGAATCGCTGATCAGTTTGTCGAGGTTCCCGGAGGAACTAACAATAACAATTATGCCAACGTTCAGCTTATCGTTGAG ATGGCTGAAGTAACACGTGTGGATGCAGTTTGGCCTGGTTGGGGTCATGCATCTGAGAACCCTGAGTTACCTGATGCGTTGAAGGCAAAAGGAATTATATTTCTTGGTCCTCCAGCAGCTTCAATGGCAGCATTAGGTGACAAGATTGGTTCCTCGTTGATTGCACAAGCTGCTGATGTACCTACTCTACCATGGAGTGGATCCCAT GTCAAAATACCTCCAGATAGCAGCTTGGTGACGATACCGGAGGAGATCTACAGGCAAGCTTGTGTCTATACAACTGAAGAAGCGATTGCTAGTTGTCAAGTCGTGGGTTACCCAGCAATGATTAAAGCATCATGGGGTGGTGGCGGAAAAGGCATCAGGAAG gttCATAATGCTGATGAGGTTAGGGCTCTATTCAAGCAAGTTCAGGGTGAGGTCCCTGGATCACCGATATTTATAATGAAGGTTGCTTCACAG AGTCGGCATTTAGAGGTCCAGTTGCTCTGTGACCAATACGGAAACGTTTCAGCTCTGCATAGCCGGGACTGTAGTGTCCAGAGAAGACACCAAAAG ATCATAGAGGAAGGTCCAATTACCGTGGCTCCGCAAGAAACCATCAAGAAACTTGAACAGGCTGCTAGAAGGTTGGCTAAGAGTGTTAACTATGTTGGAGCAGCTACTGTTGAGTATCTCTACAGCATGGACACGGGCGAGTACTACTTCTTAGAGCTTAACCCTCGGTTACAG GTTGAGCACCCTGTAACTGAATGGATTGCCGAGATAAATCTTCCTGCTGCGCAAGTTGCTGTTGGGATGGGAATTCCTCTCTGGCAAATCCCTG AGATAAGACGGTTCTATGGTATAGAACATGGTGGAGGTTACGATTCTTGGAGGAAAACATCGGTGCTAGCCTCCCCTTTTGATTTTGATAAAGCTGAATCTATAAGGCCAAAAGGTCATTGTGTGGCTGTACGCGTGACAAGTGAGGACCCTGATGACGGATTCAAACCCACCGGCGGTAAAGTACAG GAGTTGAGTTTTAAAAGCAAGCCAAATGTGTGGGCTTACTTCTCTGTCAAG TCTGGTGGAGGCATCCACGAGTTCTCAGATTCCCAATTTG GCCATGTTTTTGCATTTGGGGAATCCAGAGCCTTGGCAATAGCAAATATGGTCCTTGGGCTTAAAGAAATTCAAATTCGTGGAGAAATTAGGACTAACGTTGACTACACGATTGACCTTTTACAT GCTTCTGATTAccgggaaaacaaaattcacACTGGTTGGTTGGACAGTAGAATTGCTATGCGGGTCAGGGCAGAGAGGCCTCCATGGTACCTCTCTGTTGTCGGAGGGGCTCTCTAT AAAGCATCAGCGACCAGTGCTGCTGTGGTCTCGGATTATGTTGGTTATCTAGAGAAGGGGCAAATTCCCCCAAAG CATATATCTCTTGTGCATTCTCAAGTGTCTCTGAACATTGAAGGAAGTAAATATACG ATTGATGTGGTCCGGGGTGGATCAGGAAGCTACAGGCTAAGAATGAACAAGTCAGAAGTTGTAGCAGAAATACACACTCTACGTGATGGAGGTCTGTTGATGCAG TTGGATGGTAAAAGCCATGTGATATATGCAGAGGAAGAAGCTGCAGGAACCCGTCTTCTTATTGACGGAAGAACTTGTTTACTTCAG AATGATCACGATCCTTCAAAGTTGATGGCTGAGACACCGTGCAAGCTGCTGAGGTATTTGGTTTCAGATAATAGCAGTATTGATGCTGACATGCCCTACGCGGAAGTTGAGGTCATGAAGATGTGCATGCCACTTCTTTCACCTGCATCAGGAGTTGTACATTTCAAAATGTCTGAAGGACAAGCCATGCAG gCTGGTGAACTTATAGCCAAGCTTGATCTTGATGATCCTTCTGCTGTAAGAAAGGCCGAACCCTTCCATGGAGGTTTCCCAAGATTAGGGCTTCCAACGGCAATTTCTGGTAAAGTTCATCAGAGATGTGCTGCAACTTTAAATGCTGCTCGCATGGTTCTTGCCGGCTATGAGCATAAAGTAGATGAG GTTGTTCAAGACTTGCTTAACTGCCTTGATAGCCCTGAACTCCCATTCCTTCAGTGGCAAGAGTGCTTCGCAGTTCTGGCAACACGACTACCGAAAGATCTCAGAATGATG TTAGAATCCAAGTATAGGGAATTTGAGAGTATATCCAGGAACTCTCTCACCGCAGATTTCCCTGCCAAACTTTTaaaaggcattcttgag GCTCATTTATTATCTTGTGATGAGAAAGATAGGGGTGCCCTTGAAAGGCTCATTGAACCATTGATGAGCCTTGCAAAGTCTTATGAAGGTGGTAGAGAAAGTCATGCCCGTGTTATTGTTCATTCTCTTTTTGAAGAATACCTATCTGTAGAAGAATTATTCAATGATAACATGCTG GCTGATGTTATTGAACGCATGCGTCAGCAATACAAGAAAGATCTGTTGAAGATTGTTGATATTGTGCTCTCACACCAG ggcataaaaaacaaaaacaaactcgTTCTTCGGTTCATGGAGCAGCTTGTTTACCCTAATCCTGCTGCATACAGAGATAAACTTATCCGATTCTCGACACTAAACCATACTAATTACTCTGAG TTGGCACTGAAGGCAAGCCAATTACTCGAACAGACCAAATTAAGTGAACTTCGTTCAAACATTGCTAGAAGCCTGTCAGAGTTAGAAATGTTTACAGAAGATGGGGAAAATATGGATACTCCCAAGAGGAAGAGTGCCATTAATGAAAGAATGGAAGATCTTGTGAGCGCATCCTTAGCTGTTGAAGATGCTCTCGTGGGACTATTTGACCACAGCGATCACACACTTCAAAGACGAGTTGTTGAGACTTATATTCGCAGATTATACCAG CCCTACGTCGTCAAAGAAAGCATCAGGATGCAATGGCACCGGTCTGGTCTTATTGCTTCTTGGGAGTTCCTAGAGGAGCATATGGAAAGGAAAAACAGTGGCTTAGATGATCAAGAGACACCTGAGAAAGGATTGGTTGAGAAGCGTAGTGAGAGAAAATGGGGGGCAATGGTTATAATCAAATCGCTGCAGTTTCTGCCAAGTATAATAAGTGCAGCGTTGACAGAAACAAACCATAACGAGCATGTATCTGCCGGAGCTCCTTTATCTGGCAATATGATGCACATTGCTATTGTGGGCATCAACAATCAGATGAGTCTTCTCCAGGACAG TGGGGACGAGGACCAAGCTCAGGAAAGAGTAGACAAGCTGGCCAAAATTCTTAAAGAGGAAGAAGTGATTTCGAGTCTCTGTTCTGCAGGTGTAGGTGTGATAAGCTGTATAATTCAGAGAGACGAAGGACGAACACCCATGAGACATTCTTTCCATTGGTCTATGGAGAAACACTATTATGCAGAAGAGCCTTTGATGCGTCATCTTGAGCCTCCTCTGTCCATATACCTTGAGTTG GATAAGCTGAAAGGATACTCGAATATACAGTATACCCCGTCCAGAGATCGTCAATGGCATTTGTATACTGTTACAGACAAGTCAATGCCAATCAAAAGGATGTTCCTGAGATCTCTTGTTCGACAGGCTACAATGAATGATGGCTTTATGTTGCAGCAAGGTCAGGATAAGCAACTTAGCCAAACACTGTTCTCCATGCCATTTACGTCGAGATGCGTTCTTAGATCTTTGATGGATGCCATGGAGGAACTGGAACTGAATGCGCATAATGCTGCCATGAAACCAGACCACGCACATATGTTCCTTTGCATACTGCGTGAGCAGCAGATAGATGATCTTGTCCCTTACCCTAG GAGAGTTGAAGTGAATGCAGAGGATGAAGAAACTACAATCGAGGTGATCTTAGAAGAAGCAGCACGAGAGATACACAGATCTGTTGGAGTGAGAATGCATAGGTTGGGTGTGTGCGAGTGGGAAGTGCGGCTGTGGTTGGTGTCCTCTGGACTGGCAAGTGGCGCTTGGAGGGTTGTGGTTGCAAACGTCACAGGCCGTACATGCACTGTCAAT ATATATCGAGAAGTTGAAACTAGTGGGAGAAACAGTTTGATTTATCACTCAATTACCAAGAAGGGACCTTTGCATGGAACCCAAATCAATGATCAATATAAGCCACTGGGATATCTTGACAGGCAACGTCTAGCCGCAAGGAGGAGTAACACTACATATTGCTATGACTTCCCGTTG GCATTTGAGACAGCCTTGGAGCAGTTGTGGGCATTACAACAACCGGGAGTTAAGAAACCATGCAAGGGTACTCTTATCAGTGCTAAAGAGCTTGTATTCTCCAATTCAGAAGGTACATCTCTTATGCCAGTTGAAAGATCACCGGGTCTCAATGAGTTTGGAATGGTGGCCTGGAGCCTAGAGATGTCGACTCCTGAGTTTCCTATGGGACGGAAGCTTCTCATAGTCGCCAATGATGTCACCTTCAAAGCTGGTTCTTTTGGTCCTAGAGAGGACGCGTTTTTCCTTGCCGTGACTGAACTCGCATGTGCCAAGAAGCTTCCCTTGATTTACTTGGCAGCAAATTCTGGTGCCAGACTCGGAGTAGCTGAAGAAATCAAAGCCTGCTTTAAAGTTGGATGGTCGGATGAAGTTTCCCCCGAAAATGGTTTTCAGTATATATACCTAAGCCCTGAAGACCATGCAAGGATTGGATCATCTGTCATTGCGCACGAAATAAAGCTCCCTAGTGGGGAAACAAGGTGGGTGATTGATACAATCATTGGTAAAGAAGATGGTATTGGTGTAGAGAATCTAACCGGAAGTGGGGCAATAGCGGGCGCTTACTCGAGGGCATACAACGAAACGTTTACTTTGACCTTTGTTAGTGGAAGAACGGTAGGAATTGGTGCTTACCTTGCCCGCCTTGGTATGCGGTGTATACAGAGACTTGACCAGCCGATCATATTGACTGGCTTTTCTACGCTCAACAAGTTACTTGGGCGTGAGGTCTATAGCTCTCACATGCAACTTGGTGGCCCGAAAATCATGGGCACAAATGGTGTTGTTCATCTTACAGTCTCAGATGATCTCGAAGGTGTATCAGCGATTCTCGACTGGCTGAGCTACATTCCTGCTTACGTTGGTGGTCCTCTTCCTGTTCTTGCCCCTTTAGACCCACCGGACAGAACCGTGGAGTACGTTCCAGAGAACTCTTGCGACCCGCGAGCTGCTATAGCTGGGGTTAACGACAATACCGGTAAATGGCTTGGCGGTATCTTTGATAAAAATAGCTTTATTGAGACTCTTGAAGGCTGGGCAAGAACGGTAGTGACTGGTAGAGCTAAGCTAGGGGGAATACCTGTAGGAGTTGTTGCGGTTGAGACACAGACAGTAATGCAGATCATCCCAGCAGATCCAGGACAGCTCGACTCTCATGAAAGAGTGGTTCCACAGGCAGGGCAAGTCTGGTTTCCTGATTCTGCGGCCAAGACAGCTCAAGCGCTCATGGATTTCAACAAGGAAGAGCTTCCACTGTTTATCCTTGCGAACTGGAGAGGGTTTTCAGGTGGGCAGAGAGATCTTTTCGAAGGAATACTTCAGGCAGGTTCGACTATTGTAGAAAATCTGAGAACGTATCGGCAGCCAGTGTTTGTGTACATCCCTAAGATGGGAGAGTTGCGAGGTGGAGCGTGGGTTGTTGTTGATAGCCAAATAAATTCAGATTATGTTGAAATGTATGCTGATGAAACTGCTAGGGGGAATGTGCTTGAGCCAGAAGGAACGATAGAGATAAAATTTAGAACGAAAGAGATGTTAGAGTGCATGGGAAGGTTAGACCCGAAGCTAATCGATCTCAAAGCAAGACTGCAAGATGCCAAGCAAAGTGAGGCTTATGCAAATATCGAGCTCCTCCAGCAACAGATTAAAGCCCGAGAGAAGCTGCTCTTACCAGTTTATATCCAAATCGCCACCAAATTTGCGGAACTTCACGATACTTCCATGAGAATGGCTGCCAAAGGAGTGATCAAAAGTGTTGTGGAGTGGAGCGGCTCGAGGTCCTTCTTCTATAAAAAGCTCAACCGGAGAATTGCTGAGAGCTCTCTTGTGAAAAACGTAAGAGAAGCTTCAGGAGACGACTTATCGTATAAATCTGCAATGGGTTTAATTCAGGATTGGTTCTCCAAATCTGACATTGCAAAGGGGAAAGAAGAAGCTTGGACAGACGACCAAGTGTTCTTTACATGGAAGGACAACGTTAGTAACTACGAGTTGAATCTGAGCGAATTGAGAGCGCAGAAACTGTTGAATcaacttgcagagattggaaaTTCGTCTGATCTATCGGCGCTGCCACAAGGACTTGCCAATCTTCTAAACAAG gtggagccttcaaGAAGAGAAGAGCTTGTTGAAGCGCTACGAAAAGTGTTAGGTTGA
- the LOC125577260 gene encoding non-specific lipid transfer protein GPI-anchored 23-like, producing the protein MKKLFVLFIVLLLYSYVAAEFLSPLESPLVSESPLVSPSDAPVVSESPLVLPSDAPVLAESPMLSPLGTPVLSPSSEPSNNDCATVIFSMFDCLSFLTVGSTDRSPTKSCCDGVKTVLEYNPNCLCIALESSRDMGFELINRKALAMPSICNIFINPHCDVASSPTASISTPGTTTISPSEPPTNLSPPVVMAPSPPTVTTSSPPAVNTPLPPTFTTPSPSVNPTPPAVITSPARTASPPTITHSSQSSQAMTALSPAIIAPSPSKSGATNLSISKLFLRIVTISTFAYVVSFNLI; encoded by the exons atgaagaaattgtTTGTTCTATTTATTGTATTACTACTATACTCGTATGTTGCAGCTGAGTTTTTATCGCCGTTAGAGTCACCTTTGGTTTCAGAGTCACCTTTAGTATCACCGTCAGATGCACCTGTGGTTTCAGAGTCACCATTGGTATTACCATCAGATGCACCTGTGTTGGCAGAGTCACCTATGTTATCACCGTTAGGCACGCCTGTGttatctccatcatctgaaccATCAAACAATGATTGTGCTACTGTAATTTTCAGCATGTTCGATTGTCTTTCCTTCTTGACAGTCGGGTCAACGGATCGTAGTCCAACTAAATCGTGTTGTGATGGTGTTAAAACAGTTCTTGAATATAATCCTAATTGTCTCTGCATTGCATTGGAGAGCAGCCGTGACATGGGATTTGAGTTAATTAATAGAAAAGCTCTTGCCATGCCTTCTATTTGCAATATTTTCATTAATCCTCATTGTG ATGTTGCATCAAGTCCGACTGCATCAATCTCAACACCAGGAACAACTACGA TTTCTCCATCGGAACCACCTACAAATCTATCACCACCTGTGGTTATGGCCCCATCACCGCCAACGGTTACAACTTCGTCACCACCAGCGGTTAATACTCCATTACCACCAACGTTTACGACTCCATCACCGTCTGTTAATCCTACACCACCGGCGGTTATTACATCACCGGCTAGGACTGCTTCACCACCAACGATTACTCACTCATCACAGTCATCACAAGCGATGACGGCTTTGTCACCTGCAATAATTGCTCCGTCACCATCTAAATCTGGAGCCACGAACTTGTCCATATCCAAGCTATTCCTTAGGATCGTCACAATTTCTACTTTTGCTTATGTTGTTTCCTTCAATTTAATTTAG